CAAATCGGGATGGCGCCCAGGCGTTGCTCGCCTTTCTCAAGAGTCCGGACGGCCAGGCGATTTTTCGTCGCTACGGATTTATCGTCCCGGGTGCGGCCAAGCCATGAACTGGATTGCTATTGGAGTGACATTCAAGCTGGCAACGCTGACGGCCTGCGCCCTCGTTGTGTTGGGCCTTCCGATCGCCTATTGGGTCAGCTTCTCGCGCTGGCGATGGAAATTTCTGGTCGAGTCAGTAGTGGCGCTTCCGTTGGTGCTACCGCCAACGGTGCTGGGGTTTTACATTCTCGTTGCCATTGGGCCCGACAGCCCGTTCGGGCGCCTGTATGCGAATCTGGCCGGCCATCCGCTGCCGTTCACCTTCGAGGGGCTGCTGATCGCGTCCATTCTCTATAGCTTGCCGTTTGCCGTGCAGCCCTTCGCGGCCGCTTTCGATCAGGTGGATCGCCGTCTGATCGAGGCCTCCTGGACACTGGGCGCATCGCGGCTGCGGACCTTCGTCGAGCTCATTCTTCCGATGTCAGCGGCCGGAGTGGTCACGGGCGTCGTGCTGAGTTTCGCGCATACGCTGGGGGAGTTCGGCGTCGTGCTCATGGTCGGCGGCAACATCGAGGGTGTGACGCGGACGGTCTCCATCGACATTTATGACGAAGTCCAGGCCTTGAATTATGCCGGCGCAGCACAGACCGCGGTGTTTCTGCTGGTCGTGTCCTATGGCATTCTCCTGTCCGTGTACGCCATGAACCGGAAAGTGGGAGCGGTATGGCCGCAGAAATGACGGTGGACATTCGGAAGTGCTTCCCCGGGCGCTTGACGCTCGACGTGCAGCTTGTGCTCCCCGTGGCACCGCCGTCGGTGCTCATTCTCTTCGGCCCGTCGGGATCCGGCAAGACGACCATCTTACGCTGCCTGGCCGGGCTGGAGCGGCCGGACCACGGGCACATTCACTTCAACGGGGAGACGTGGTTTGACGGGCGGGCCGGAGTGCACACGACGCCGCAGGCGCGGTGCTTGGGGTGCATGTTTCAGGACTACGCGCTGTTTCCAGGCAAAACTGTTGCGGAGAATGTGGCCTATGGGCTGGCGGATTTGCCAGCGGGCGAACGAGCCAAGCGGGTAAAGGAGACGCTAGAGCTGTTGAAGGTGCAGAGTATGGAAGCCTTGAAGCCAGCGCAGTTGTCGGGCGGTCAGCAGCAGCGAGTCGCGCTGGCGCGGGCCATCGCGCGTCGTCCGCACCTGCTCTTATTGGATGAGCCCCTCTCAGCGCTGGATGCGCCAACACGCGCGCGGGTGCAGGGCGAACTGCGGCATCTCTTAAAACAACTGGCCATCCCGTCGGTCGTCGTCACGCACGATTGGGGCGAAGCGCTGGCCTTGGGCGATCGGATGGTCGTGATCGGTGACGGGCAGATGCTCCAGGCCGGCACGCCGCAAGAGATCTTCAATCGGCCTAAGGACGCAGAGGTGGTGCGCATCGTCGGAATCGAAACTGCGCTGGAGGGGCGCGTACGTGAGTCGCGGGATGGACTTGCCACAGTGGATGTGGCCGGTGTCACGCTGCATGCACTGGCGGAAGTCAGTGTCGGTCCCGACGTGTTCGTGTGTATTCGCGCGGAGGACGTGGTGCTGGCTTGTGACGGCGGCGGGACCACCAGTGCGCGAAATCAACTGCGGGGGCGCGTGACGGAGATTGCGTCCATGGGGGCGCTGGTCCGGGTCAGTGTGGACTGCGGATTTCCGTTGTCGGCGGTCGTGACCCGAGCAGCCGTGGATGATTTGGGTTTAGCGCAGGGACTGTCAGTGACGGCTTCGATGAAAGCGGGTGCCGTGCATCTGGTACCACGGCGCGATGCGCCCGCGCCAACTACCGCATGATAACTTTCTTGCCCTGATTCCAGTACCACTGGATAGCAAAATTCGGGTAGATGGCGTCAGCAACATTCTGGCCAGCCGTGGTGAACAACACGCCGGCGCCCATCACGATGGAATCTGAAAAACGCCATTGAATTGCCGGCTCAATGCCAACGACGGTCGATCCGCCCGGGGCGCCGCGATTGATGGAGTGGCCATCTGCTCGCCAGGTGGCGGTGTGGACGGTGGCGAGTTCGATATTCACCGCCAGACCTTCCTTGTCGTCGAGGAAGTGCTCGTAGGTCAGCCGGGTATTAATGATATCGCCGACGTAGGTCGTCTGTCCGGCGTCGCTGCCGGGGGCCGAAAAGGTGTAATAGATCCCCCCGCTGATCCGGTAAGGCTGGTTATTTTTGCGAAAGGTCAGCCCTTCGGTGAATGCCAGTTCCCCGAATCGCGTTGCGGGCAGCCGTCCCAGTGGCGCAAGTCCTCCGGGTGGACGTTCCGTGCCGGTTACCCACCGTCCAGTCGGTAGTACCAGTTGATTGTAGTTGGTGAAGGATGGCCGCGCGCTGTCCGGGTCCTGTACGACCGGTCGGTACTTCAGGATGATTGACAGATCGCCCAATCCCGTATTGGTCGTCAGTGGGCCGCCCTGGCCGGTGGTGACCCCCTGCGAGTCCCTGGCCCAGAAGGTGTTCCAGGATGTGGCGGCGCCCAGTTCCACATGATCGGTGAGGCCGTAGGTGGTGGTCACCAGTGGGGAGATGGCATACAAATGTGACGAGCCATTCTTGCGGTTACCGGGGGCCGACAGCGTATTGCCGTAACTGTGCTCGCTGATCTGTGAAAACACGAACGGGCGGACCGAGAGCTGACCTTTCGGGTGAATATCCACAGATTGAATCAGTAGGGGCCCTTCCGAAAAGGGATTCCAGCTTCGGCGGTAGTGCTGAATCTCCTCGTCGGACGGCGTCCAGTCGAAGGCCGACGCCGGTGTCCCCGTGGCCAGCGCAAGCGAGAGAAGCGCGGCAGCGAGTGCGGTGTACCAGCAGGATTTCATAATGTTAGTGTTATACATAAAATTAAGCAATATTGTCAACTATTGATCGTCACTGTGTTTGAAGCGATGCGCGGATAGGGCGTTGACGTGATTTGGTGGCGGTGACCCGGATCGAACGGGTGACCCGCGGCTTATGAGTCCGCTGCTCTACCAACTGAGCTACACCGCCACGCACGTCGTTGTACCAAGCAGGATTGCGGCGCGTCAAGTAAGGGGGGCGCAGGAAATGAACGGGGTCAGCCAACGAGATCGGGAGTCAGTTTTGAGAGCGGGCGGACGGCCTCAGCTTTGATTTCATTGAGGACGGTCGATCGGCCCCCCTGCCGCTGGCGGCTGAAGATGCCTTCCACGATCACTTGCTCCCCCTCGCGCACAAGTGCCCTCCCCAGGCCGGTGACCTTTATACTGCCGTGGGCGGATTTCAGGAGAAAACCATACGCCGACTCGCCTTCGCGATTACTAGCGGTCTGAATCCCAGTCACTTGGCCCGTGACGCGGACGGCCTGTTTATCGTACTGATCGGGATGGGCGAGGAGTTCCGTCATCTCTAGCAGGGTGACGGCCTGGAGAGATGCGGCCAGCAACAGACTGACCAGAACCGTGCTGAGCCTCAGGAGTCGCATGCGACTAGTGTGGGTATCTACCGATGGCTTTGCGCGAAGGGGGGGGTCAGCGTATGTTCTCGCCCTTCATGCTTCGGAGAATGTGTTCCTGCCAGTCGTCGATTTGCCTTGGCTGCGTGGCAACGCCCGCGTCTGGTTGTGCCACTGAGGGCGGGGCAGCGCGCTGGAGTAGGGCCTGGTTGAGGGCGTCGGGGTCCATGTCGCGTTCAGACTGGATGACAAGCAGCCGCTGCAAGGCAAACAGCGACAGCGAGATGTTCAGCCAGGCGCGGCTTTCTAAATCCTCCGCAATAGTCTTAAGCGCGAAGGTCTGTAAATTGGTGGTCAATCCCGCTTCGGTCTTGTCCATGCCGTCGTAGGGCGCCACGGAGCGCTCCACCGGACGCGAGGCCAATACGGCAAGAGTTTTCTTCCAGAGATCTAAAGACGGCTCAGCTGTGGCCTGTAGTGCCGTCTGCGCGCCCTGCAGATACTGATGGAGAAATTTTGCTTTCCGCGCCACCAGCGTGCCGGCCGGAATCCCCCAGACATGTCCCAGCTCATGGTCCTGGAGCGGAGCGTGACAGGCGATGGCATAGTCCCGCTGAACGGAGTCGAGTCGCTTACGTTCACGATCGAGCTTCCGCAAATCCGTCTGGTATACGATGCCCAAGCGCTTCCGGCGGTAGTCCTCGTCGGAAATCTCGCCCTTGTCCCAGTGCCGGTCCAGTTCGCGGAGGGCCGGCTTGGGGAGCGCCGCGCGCGCTTGAGCCTTCAGCGCGGCGATCTCATCGGCGGTCAGCTTGAACGTGTCCTTGAGCAAACGCTCCGTCTGTGCGCAGAGGGCCTCGCCATAAGTGATCTGCTTCCGAAGACATTCGCTCTGCAGCCAGAGTTGCTCACGCTTGCGGCGCGTCTGGTTGCGATATTGTGCCACGCGATTCGTGATGGTCACGATGGTTTCTTTCGCCACGACCTGTACGAGCGGCTTGGCACCTGAGACGAAGCGCGGGTCGGGCCGATCAGCGGCGATATAGTCAATGTCCTCCTGCGAAATGTCTAGATACTGGATCAGCAGGAGACGGAGCATGATCCGACCCTGAATGGGGAGAGCATTGATCGTGGATTCGATGATCTCGGACGTGAGCGTGATGGCCATGGTCAAAACAGGAATCAGGCCTGGGTGCGACTGGCTGCCTGTGATTCCAGATAGGTCGCGACGTATTCGCGGACCTGTTGAACGGTCCCGCTGATGTAGAGGTCAGTGGGAATTTCCACGCGAGTCAGCTTCGTGGGGTCAGCACCGCGTTCCGCCGCGTAGGCTTCGTCAATATACAGGGTGACGCTGCCATCCTTGTGCCGAAAGGCATAGAGGTAGTTTTTTTCTTCCATTGGAGGAGTCAGGCTTTCCCCGCGGTGCGTTTGGTCCGTCGGGATAGCAGGCGTGGCACAACGCGGCCGGCTCGTGGGGTGGTGTCCTCAACGTCATCGTTCGGAAGGTTCGGCGGCGCCGAGGTGCGGTTCTGGACGATCAACGGGTCAAGTCGGAAACCGCACTGGATGCAGCGCCAGCCCTGGAAACGTCCGCTCTGCTCGCGGATGTCTTCCTTGATGAGGAGGCCGGTGCACCTGGGGCATTTCATGACAACGGCCTTTTTGTGGCGCCCCCGAGCACGATTTACCCGCCCAGCGTGTCGAGAACTTCCTTGACGCTCTTGTGAATGCAGGTGAAGATCGGCGTGTCGCGGAGGGTGTACCGGCTACCTTCCGTCTCCCGCAGCGCCAGGACGAGATCCAGAAAATCCTCCGGCTTGTCGCTTTCGAACGCCACGACCCATTCCTGATCGTCGAGGCCGAACGAGTACGTCGTATTTAGCTTAACGGATGGGAAGCGGTGGCCGATCTCGATATGCTCGTCCATCATGCCCTGTCGGGCTGCTTTGGTAAGGAGGAACCATTCGCGCGTCTTCAGGAACGGATAGACGAAAATGTATTTGCTCTTGCCCGGGATGATTGTGAGCCGCTTGCTTTCCTGTCCCTCATGCGTGTGATGGTCCACATAGATGGACCGCTTGGTCATCGAGAGATAGGAATAGGGTGCGGTCAGATACTTGCCGAGGCCGGTGGCCAGCAGGCGGCTGGCCATTTCCTGGAACAACTCCAGCTCGTAGCTGATGCGCCACAGCATGATATCGCAATCCCCGCGGATTCCAACCGTGGTGTAGGGGATGACCATGACCTTCCCGCTGTATTCTTCCACCACGCGAATGAATTCCTGCTTGCCGCGGGTGCGTTCGTCTTCAGGAAGCCGCCGCCAGGCCGGGTCCACTTTATAGAAGAGGAAGTTGACGTATTGCCGTTTTTGTGGGGTTTGTTCGCCGCCCATGGGACTCCTCCTGACAACTTAAGACAGCATAAGAACGAAACTTTTTATCACTAGCTTGGAGAGGTTGTCAACCAGCGGACCTAAGGCGTTGACAGGGGTGGGGCGATCTGATATCGGCTCTGATTGCGGAGTAGGCATGGCATTACGGAAAGCGGAAATCGTCGCCATCGGGTCCGAACTGCTGCTGGGCGGTCGGCTGGATACCAATTCGTTGTTTCTAACGGACGAACTGGCCTCGCTGGGCGTCGAAGTGCGCTGGAAAACCGCGGTGGGTGATGACGAAAAGGATATTGCCGATGTCATCACCGTGGCCGCGCAGCGCGCGGCTGTTGTGGTGATCACCGGCGGGCTCGGTCCGACCGTAGACGACAAGACGCGGGAGGCGCTTGCCGATGTGATGCACCGGCCGCTGCGTCGCGATGCGGTCGCGTTCAAGAGCATGACGCAGTGGCTCGCAGCCTCGGGGCGCACGCCCACGGCGTCGCAGATGCGCCAGGCCCTGATTCCAACAGGGGCCACGGTACTGACCAATTCGGTCGGGTCGGCTCCGGGGTTCTATGTCAAATGGAAGGGGGCGCTGCTGATCGCGCTCCCAGGCGTACCGGCGGAAGCAAGGGAAATGTTTGCGAAGGAAGCAGGGCCCATAATCGCAGCGCGGCGCTCATCCGGTCCGAAAGACCGCATAGAGCGCCGTGCGTTGCAGACCTACGGTATTCTTGAAGCCGATCTGGACGACCGGCTGCACAGTGCCGTGCCTATCCGGCACGGCATCCGGCTCGGCCTGCTGGCGTCGCCGCTTGGTGTGACGATCACGCTCACGGCCTGCGGAGGAGCCTCGACCGGTGCAGTGCTGGAGCAGGCTGTTCACGCGATCCGCAAGGAACTGGGCGGGCTGATTTATGCCGAGGGGGCGGAGACGATGGAGGATGTCGTCGGGCGGATGCTCGCGGCGCGCAAGATGACGATTGCGATTGCGGAATCCTGCACGGGGGGCTTGATCGGCCATCGGCTCACACAGGTGGCCGGCAGCTCGGCTTATCTGGATCGGTCGCTGGTGTGCTACAGCAATCAAGCCAAGCTGGATCTGCTCGATGTGCCGAAGGCTATTTTAACGCGCCACGGTGCCGTCAGCTCAGAAGTGGCCGCCGCCATGGCTAAGGGCGTGCGTGAGCGCAGCGGCGTCGGGGTCGGACTCAGCGTAACGGGCATTGCTGGTCCCGGCGGCGCCACGTCACTCAAACCGGTTGGGCTGGTGTATGTCGGGCTCGATGCGGGCGGTGCCGGTGTGTTGGCCAAGGAGTTTCGGTTCCACGGTCCGCGTGATGTGATCAAGCTGCGCGCGGCGCAGGCGGCGTTGAATTTATTGCGACAGTGGTTGCCGGTGGCACAGGTAGGGGCGTTCAGTATGAAGCAGGAAGCATGACGCAAGGGGGAGTCCTGCTTCGCGTGTCTTTACGCCCGACGAGATACGCTCCGCGAGATGTGAAAAATGAGTCGGGCGTTTATCGCGATTGAATTACCAGATGAGTTGTGTCGTGCGCTCGCGATCGTTCAAGCGCATGCCAGGGGGCAGCTGGCCTCTGCGATCAATCCCACCGTGAAAGTGCAATGGGTCAGGCCGGAGTCTATGCACCTGACGCTGAAATTTCTCGGCGATATTAAGGAGGTGCAGGTGCCCATGATCGGAGAAGCGCTTGAACGTGTTGCGCGCGAGCAGGCATCGTTCGAGGTGGACGCCAGCGGCGCCGGCGTGTTTCCGGATGCCCGCGCACCGCGTGTGGTCTGGGTCGGACTCAAGGGGGCCGTGGATCGACTGGCACAACTGGCTGCGGCCATCGAGTCCGCGCTAACGCCGCTGGGATTTCCATCCAACAGCACACCCTTTGCGCCACATCTGACCGTAGCTCGCGTGAAGGAAGGGCAGCGGGATCTTGGCCGGGCCCTGGCCGCCAGTAAGTTTCTCGAGCAGGTGGCACGAGTGGGACCCTTGCTGGTCCGCTCCATTGCACTTATGCGAAGCGAGTTGAATCCTGCCGGCTCAGTCTATACGCGCCTGCGCGAGGCCACGCTGAAAGAGGCGTAGCGCCCATGCAGCCAGTTCAGTATAATGGCCGCCTGATCATATTTATGGGAGACACCCATGCCTGAAAAAGACGAGAAGAAAAAGGCGCTGGATCTGGCGCTCTCGCAGATCGAAAAACAGTATGGCAAAGGCGCGATCATGCGGCTGGGCACGTCCGAGGCGTCGGCCAACGTGCCGGCGATTTCAACCGGGTCGCTTGGTTTGGATCTGGCGCTGGGTATCGGTGGTCTGCCACGCGGCCGCGTGGTGGAGATTTTCGGTCCGGAAGCCTCTGGCAAGACGACGCTGACACTGCACGCGACGGCGGAAGTGCAGAAAGCCGGCGGGACGGCGGCCTTCGTGGATGCGGAACATGCGCTCGACCTCGTCTATGCCAAGAAGCTGGGCGTCAATTCAGACGATCTGCTGGTTTCGCAGCCGGACACGGGCGAGCAGGCGCTGGAGATCACCGAAACACTCGTGCGCAGCGGCGCAATCGATCTGGTCGTGGTGGACTCGGTCGCCGCACTGGTGCCGCGGGCTGAAATTGAAGGCGAGATGGGCGACGCCCACATGGGGCTTCAGGCACGGCTCATGTCGCAGGCGCTTCGTAAGCTGACGGCCGCGATCGCCAAGTCGAACACAACGGTCATCTTTATTAACCAGATTCGCATGAAACTCGGCGTCATGTTTGGCAATCCGGAAACGACGACCGGCGGTAACGCGTTGAAGTTCTATTCGTCCGTTCGGCTGGATATCCGCCGCATCGAGTCCATTAAGGACGGCAATGACGTGGTCGGTAACCGCGTCCGCGTCAAAATCGTGAAGAACAAGATGGCGCCGCCGTTCAAGCAAGCTGAATTTGACATTCTGTTTGCCAAGGGCATTTCGAAGGTCGGCGAGCTGGTGGATCTGGGCGTGGACCGCAAGGTGCTGGACAAGTCTGGCGCCTGGTACTCCTATAAGGGAGAGCGGATTGGGCAGGGACGTGAGGCGGTGCGCGATCTCTTCGACACGAATCAGGCGCTAGCGACGGAAGTAGAAGCGAAGCTGCGCGAATTGGCCGGCGTGCCGGGGCAGGTCGCCGCCAAGCGCGCTGAGGAAAAGGCGCCCGAGCCGCGCGAGGGCAAGAAAGCACACGCAGGGCGAGGATCTTGACGCAACGGACGGGCGCCGGCGCGTGTCTGAATCACGGCAGGATCGATTTGAGCGGGCTGCGCTGCGCTATCTGGGTGCGCACGATCGAACCGAAGCCCAGATGTCTGCCTACTTGACCCGTCGCGGCGCCCCGCCAGCACGTATCCGTGAACTTCTTGCCCAGTTTCGGTCGCGCGGCTACCTCAACGACCGGACGTATGCCCTGCGGTGGGCGCAGGGGCGGCTGGCGCGGCGCCCACTGGGGCCGGCGCGGTTGGAGGCGGAATTGGAATCCAAAGGGTTTCTGCAGGCGGCCGTTGCCGACGCGGTTAGGACGGTCTATAAGGAAACCTCACCGCGCGAGGTGGCCACACGGGCTCTGCGGCAGCGCGAGCAGCGGGGCACGCCGCTGACGCTTGCGCGCAAGGCCGGTCTGCTCCGGCAAGCCGGATTCGATGAAGAATTGATCGACGAACTGCTCGGGTTGGACGACGACCGATGAGTAAGAACGCCGCCTCGCTGCGCCAGGGCTTTATCACGTATTTCGAGGGCCACGGACATCAGCCCGTGCCCAGTTCGCCGCTGATCCCGCAGGCGGACCCCACCATCCTGTTCACCAACGCGGGGATGAACCAGTTTAAGCGCGTCTTCCTCGGCGAAGAGAGTCGGCCCTACAAGCGGGCGGTCACGGCGCAAAAGTGTGTCCGCGCCGGCGGCAAGCACAACGATCTTGAAAATGTCGGCTACACGCGGCGGCATCATACCTTCTTTGAAATGCTTGGCAATTTTTCCTTCGGTGACTATTTCAAATCCGAGGCGATCTTTTATGGCTGGGACTATCTGACGAACACGGTCGGGTTGCCAAAAGATCGCATGTGGGTCACGGTCTTTCGCGAGGATGCCGAGGCCTTCAAGTGGTGGGAGAAAATCGGCGTGCCGACGGCGCGGATCGTCCGCTGTGGCGAGAAGGACAACTTCTGGCAGATGGCCGACACCGGTCCCTGCGGGCCCTGCTCAGAAATCCATTACGACCAGGGGCCCTCCGTCCCGGGCGACGACGTGCCGAACGGTGCGGGCGACCGCGTCATCGAAATCTGGAACCTGGTCTTCATGCAGTACAACCGAGACGCGAACGGAAAACTCCAGCCGCTGCCCAAGCCGAGCATTGATACGGGCATGGGATTGGAGCGGTTAGCGGCGGTGGCGCAGGGCGTCTACAGCAACTACGACAGTGATCTCTTCAAGCCGCTGCTTGCGGCGATCAGCCAGCGGACCCATCATCACTATGGTAAGGACGCCATGCACGATCGGTCCATGCGCGTGGTGGCTGATCATCTGCGCGCGATCACCTTCATGATCGCTGACGGAATTCTGCCGTCCAACGAGGGGCGTGGCTACGTGCTGCGCCGCATTCTGCGCCGCGCGGCGCGGCATGGCCGTCTCCTCGGCGTCTCCGAAGCCTTTTTGGGCGAGTTGACCGGTGCAGTCGTTGAGCAGATGAAGATGGCCTATCCCGAGCTGTCGAAGGCAACGGCAACGGTGACTGAGGTTACGAGCGGTGAAGAAGAACGGTTCATTGCCACGCTTGATCAGGGGCTGCCAATTCTGAACGAGATGGTGGCGAAGGCCAGGGGCTCATCGCAGAAAGTGCTGTCCGGGGATCGGGTGTTCAAGCTCTACGACACCTACGGCTTTCCGATGGACTTGATTGCTGAAGCCTGCCGCGAACAGGAAATCACACTCGATGAGGCCGGCTTCCAACGCGCGCTGGAGGATCAGCGGGAACGAGCGCGCAAATCGGCAGCTTTCGAAGTGGCAGCTGCGAAACCCGGTGTGACCGAACTCGGCAAGACAGTGAAAGCTGCGCAGTTCGTGGGCTACGACCACATGGAATCTGATGCGGTCGTTCAGGCGATATTGAAAGGCGATAAGGTTGTACGCGAGGCGGCACAGGGCGACGAGATCGAGCTGGTGCTGGACGTGACGCCGTTTTACGCTGAAGGCGGCGGGCAGGCGGGCGATCAAGGCCTACTCACCGGTTCAGAAGGCAGGATAGACGTCAAGGATACGACACGGCCGGCGCCGGCGGTGGTCGTGCACAAGGGCGTCGTGCTAGTCGGGCGGATCGCTGTGGGGCAAACGGTGCATGCCGCGGTGAACGCCACGACGCGAATGGATGCGGCGCGGAACCACACGGCCACGCATCTTGTCCATGCGGCGCTGCGCGAACTGCTCGGCCCGCACGTGAAGCAATACGGCTCGCTCGTGACGCCCAGCCGTCTTCGATTCGACTTTGCGCATTTCCGGCCGCTAACCGCCCGCGACATTGACGACATCGAAACCATGGTCAACGAGCAAATTCGCCGCAATCAAACGGTGCGCACCGATGTGATGGGGATTCAGGACGCGGTGCAAGCGGGCGCGCTGGCTTTTTTCGGTGACAAATATGGCAACGACGTACGTGTGGTCACGGTGGATACATTTAGCAAGGAACTCTGCGGCGGGACGCACTGCGCGCATACGGGCGAGATCGGCCTGTTCCGCCTCGTCTCGGAGACGGGCGTGGCGGCCGGTGTGCGACGTATTGAGTGCGTGACGGGCAGCGGGGCACTGATGCAGGTGCGGCAACTGGAGCGTGAGATGCGCGAGCTGTCCGAGTTGCTCAAGGCATCGCCGTCCGATCTCGCCGCAAAGACGAAAAAGCTGCTCCAGCAGTTGAAGGATACGGAGCGCGAGCTGGAGCAGGTAAAGCTCAAGATGGCTAGTGGCGCCAAGGACGAAGCCGACGTGCGCGAGGTGAAGGGCGTCACGGTCCATGTGCAGCGCGTGGATGGGATGGATGGCGGTGAGTTGCGAGCGCTCTCCGATCAGATTCGAGACAAATTGAAGAGCGGTGTGATTGCGCTGGGTGGTGTAAAAGATGACAAAGTGGCGCTCCTCGTGGTCGTGACGAAGGACCTGACGGCCATGCTGAAGGCCGGTGAATTGATCAAGGACATGGCGGCAGCGGTCGGTGGGACAGGCGGCGGCCGCCCTGAAATGGCGCAAGCGGGCGGCAAGCATCCGGAGGGGCTGCCCGTCGCGTTGGGCAAAGTCTTTGAGCTGGTGGCCCGAACTGCCGGCGCCTGACCATGTCCGGTAAGAGAATCCTGGCCCTCGATCCTGGGACCAAGCGCATCGGCGTCGCCTTGAGCGATGAGTTGGGCTGGACGGCCCAGCCCCTCGAAACCTACGAGCGAAAGACTCTGCCGGCCGATCTGGCGCACATTAAGGACTTAATCACGCGGCATGAGGTCAAGGCGGTGGTAGTGGGATTACCGGTACGGCTTGACGGCCAGATTGGACTGGCTGCGCAGCAAGTCCAAGAGTTCATCAAACGCTTGCAGGAAGTAATCGATCTACCTATTATTGCTTGGGACGAGAGGCTCACCACACGATCGGCGGAAGAGCTGCTCATTGCTGCCGATGTCAGCCGGAAGAAACGAAAAGGTGTCGTGGATCGCGTGGCTGCGGCGCTGCTCTTAAAAAGTTACCTCGAACATCTGTCCGCGCCGACACCCGGCGAGGACCTTCCTCCCGACGCCGACCGATGAGGCGATCACTCCAGCGCGGATTACTGGCCGGCCTGCTAGCGATCGGCGCCGTGATGGCCTACCTGGGCGCTCTGTGGCTGCTTGGACCCGTGATGTCTGTGGCCACTGGTGCGTCGGCGCCCGCGCCGGTCGTGGTTGAAATCACGGACGGCATGACGCTGCGCCATTTGGCGGCTAAGTTGGAGCGGGACCGGCTGATCCGGAGCGAGCTGGCGTTTGTGCTGCTGGCTAAGTTCACGGGAGCCGACCGGCACCTCAAGGCCGGCGAGTATGCGCTCCACGCTGGCATGCGGCCGCGCGACATTTTGAACGAGTTTCTGAGCGGTCGCGGCGTGCTCCATCAGATCACGATTCCGGAAGGCTACACTATCGTGGAAATGGCGCAGGTGGTTGCGCAAAAAAGCCTGGCCGATCCGGAGGAATTCATTCGCCTGACGCGCGACAAAGCGTTCATCCGTTCGCTCGAAATTGAGGCCGCCAGCCTGGAGGGCTATCTGTTCCCCAATACCTACAAGTTCGCGCGGCGCACCAAGCCGA
This DNA window, taken from Nitrospira sp., encodes the following:
- the mltG gene encoding endolytic transglycosylase MltG; its protein translation is MRRSLQRGLLAGLLAIGAVMAYLGALWLLGPVMSVATGASAPAPVVVEITDGMTLRHLAAKLERDRLIRSELAFVLLAKFTGADRHLKAGEYALHAGMRPRDILNEFLSGRGVLHQITIPEGYTIVEMAQVVAQKSLADPEEFIRLTRDKAFIRSLEIEAASLEGYLFPNTYKFARRTKPKDILKEMVAGLRTVVTPELAQRTQEIHMSLHQVLTLASIVEKEAGLESERPLIASVFHNRLERGIPLQSDPTVIYGLEHFDGNIRKQDLDSPSPYNTYRVRGLPPGPIANPGLGSIKAVLYPASTTNLYFVSRNDGTHQFSATLAEHNRAVEKYQRRRGVTSTKRSA
- the alaS gene encoding alanine--tRNA ligase yields the protein MSKNAASLRQGFITYFEGHGHQPVPSSPLIPQADPTILFTNAGMNQFKRVFLGEESRPYKRAVTAQKCVRAGGKHNDLENVGYTRRHHTFFEMLGNFSFGDYFKSEAIFYGWDYLTNTVGLPKDRMWVTVFREDAEAFKWWEKIGVPTARIVRCGEKDNFWQMADTGPCGPCSEIHYDQGPSVPGDDVPNGAGDRVIEIWNLVFMQYNRDANGKLQPLPKPSIDTGMGLERLAAVAQGVYSNYDSDLFKPLLAAISQRTHHHYGKDAMHDRSMRVVADHLRAITFMIADGILPSNEGRGYVLRRILRRAARHGRLLGVSEAFLGELTGAVVEQMKMAYPELSKATATVTEVTSGEEERFIATLDQGLPILNEMVAKARGSSQKVLSGDRVFKLYDTYGFPMDLIAEACREQEITLDEAGFQRALEDQRERARKSAAFEVAAAKPGVTELGKTVKAAQFVGYDHMESDAVVQAILKGDKVVREAAQGDEIELVLDVTPFYAEGGGQAGDQGLLTGSEGRIDVKDTTRPAPAVVVHKGVVLVGRIAVGQTVHAAVNATTRMDAARNHTATHLVHAALRELLGPHVKQYGSLVTPSRLRFDFAHFRPLTARDIDDIETMVNEQIRRNQTVRTDVMGIQDAVQAGALAFFGDKYGNDVRVVTVDTFSKELCGGTHCAHTGEIGLFRLVSETGVAAGVRRIECVTGSGALMQVRQLEREMRELSELLKASPSDLAAKTKKLLQQLKDTERELEQVKLKMASGAKDEADVREVKGVTVHVQRVDGMDGGELRALSDQIRDKLKSGVIALGGVKDDKVALLVVVTKDLTAMLKAGELIKDMAAAVGGTGGGRPEMAQAGGKHPEGLPVALGKVFELVARTAGA
- the ruvX gene encoding Holliday junction resolvase RuvX produces the protein MSGKRILALDPGTKRIGVALSDELGWTAQPLETYERKTLPADLAHIKDLITRHEVKAVVVGLPVRLDGQIGLAAQQVQEFIKRLQEVIDLPIIAWDERLTTRSAEELLIAADVSRKKRKGVVDRVAAALLLKSYLEHLSAPTPGEDLPPDADR